Within the Bacteroidota bacterium genome, the region ACCAAACTTAACCGTTTGCTCAAGGATGTTCTTTACGGACATTGTTCCGTATCGAAAACTGTAATATGAATGGTTGTTTAAATACACTCTTTAGACTTTACCTCGCTGGCACTTTTGTTTTACTTCGCTGGCACTTTCACCTTCAGCAGTTGCTCAGTGATATAATTCAGCGGTTCATCGGCTAAGCCGAGACACAGTGCTCGGTGAATCTCCTTACGTCGATTTAGACTTTAGACTTTAGACTTTAGACTTTAGACTTTAGACTTTAGACTTTAGACTTTAGACTTTAGACAAAAATAAAACACAATTCCCCTGCCACAAACATTGTTGATAAGTTACAAAAACGATGGCAAAACTCAGCTATCCAGAAACTTATAGCGGTAATATTTACGCTGATAAATAAATGTTGAAAACTTTCACAACTTACTACATACTAAATACTTACAACCACAAGCTAAACCTTCAGGAAGATATTGCGAATTTAAAATATGGCATTTATTCAGTATTTTTGCAGATGTAATTTAATCGTCATCTCGACTGTAGCGTAACGCAGTGAAGCGGAATGGAGAGATTTGTTGAAGTGCACTTCACTGCGTTACGCTCCGGTCGATATGACACTTACACAATAAAATGCAGGACAGATCGATAGTACATATGGATTTAGATACATTTTTTGTATCGGTTGAGCGCTTAGACAACAGCAAGCTCTTGGGAAGACCTGTGCTTATCGGTGGGAAAAGCAACCGCGGAGTAGTAGCATCGTGCAGTTACGAAGCCCGTACTTTTGGCGTACATTCGGCAATGCCTATGAAAATGGCCCGTCAATTGTGTCCTGAAGCAATTATACTCAGGGGCGATATGGAGCGATACAGCTACTATTCTAACATGGTAACAGATATAATCAAAGAGAGTGTTCCTATTTATGAAAAAACATCAATTGACGAGTTTTATATTGATCTATCGGGGATGGAACGTTTTTTTGGCAGCTATCTGTTTGCTACAGACCTCAGAAAAAGAATAGAAAAAGAAAGCGGACTTAACATTTCCTTCGGGCACTCAATAAATAAAACCGTTTCTAAAATCGCCACAGGAGAAGCAAAACCTGCAGGACAGAAAAAGATTAACATTGGCTATGAGAAACCATTTTTAGCTCCACTCTCGGTACGTAAAATACCAATGGTAGGAAATGTTATGTTCCAAAACCTGCGCAGACTCGGAATTGACAAAATACATACTCTTCAGGTAATGCCACGCGAGATGCTTGAACGGGCATTGGGAAAGAACGGCGGTAAACTTTGGAAAAAAGCTAATGGTATAGACAATACTCCGGTAGTACAATACACCGAGCGCAAATCTATTTCGAGCGATAAAACTTTCGAAAAAGACACCTCCGATATTGATAAACTTAAGGCTACACTGATATCTATGACCGAAGGTCTGGCCTTTAAGCTGAGAAAAGAACACAAACTGTGCTCAGTTGTAACGGTAAAAATTCGCTACTCCGATTTCAATACATATACACAGCAAATAAAAATACCCTATACTTCGGCCGATCATATACTGATATCCAAAGTAAAAGAACTTTTCGATAAATTATATTCCAGAAGAGTAATGCTGCGACTGGTAGGTGTAAGACTAAGCGGTTTGGTTAGCGGAGGCTATCAAATTAATCTTTTCGACGACACCGAAGAACTGATAAACCTCTATCAGGCCATGGACAATATGAACAAACGCTTTGGAAACGGCACCGTAAAAAGAGCTGTCGGCCTGGGACTAAAACACCGCGAATTTAACTCGTTCATGCCGGAGAAGAGTTAATGTGTTTATGATTTAATGAGAAAATACAACCAGCAAACCAGTAACCAGCAACCAGTAACCAGCAACCAGTAACCAGCAACCAGTAACCAGCAACCAGTAACCAGCAACCAGTAACCAGCAACCAGCAACCAGCAACCAGCAACCAGTAACCAGCAACCAGTAACCAGTAACAAGAACATGATTTTAGATAAAATAGAAAACACACACCTTTATTCAGGTTTGAGTAAACGAATAGAAACAGCCTTAAAGTATTTGAATGAAACAAATTTCAAAGAGCTTGGCAATGGAACCTATGATGTAGTTAAGGGAGAGATATTTGCGATAGTAAATCGTTATGATACTATCCATGAGAGTGAAGAAAAGCTTGAAGCTCATAAAAAGTATATCGATGTTCAGTTTGTGTATGAAGGTAATGAGATGTTAGGGTACTTAACAAAAACAGATCAGGTAGTTTTCAGGGATTATGATGAAGAGGAAGATTATGAACTTTACAACGGAAAAAAGAATATGATTGAATTTAATCAGGGTATGTTTGCTGTTTTTTTTCCTGATGATCTTCATGCTCCGGGAATTCATATTGAAACTTCTACCAGAGTTACTAAAATAGTTGTGAAGGTTTTAATCTGACGTAGATCAGATTCTTCTGAAGGTAAATTATAAGAAGAACAAATCCCCGCATAAAACAGAGTTGTATCGGGATTTGTTCTTCTTCTTTTAAGTTCGGTATCTACTGATACAAATACCTCTTAATACTTTGCTTAGGAGTTTTAACGAAATCTTCGTCGTGAATAATGAATTTGGCAACCTTCATATAGTTTGGAAGATGGTCGTTGACTCTTATTCTGTAATTTTCAAGTTTTTCCTCCAGTTCTTCAGACGAAATTCCGCTTTCTTTCACTCTGTCGGGATCAGGGTAAACAAGAGCTACAAGTTTATTCCCTTCTGATTTAATTAGTGAAGCTCCGACAAACGATCTGTTATTTATCATAGATTCTATTTCTTCGGGGTAAATATTCTGACCTGACGGACCTAGGATCATGCTTTTACTTCTACCCTTTATAAATATGAAGCCATCTTCGTCAATTAATCCTAAATCCCCGGTGTGTAGCCATCCGTCTTCGTCAATGGCTTGCTTTGTAGCTTCTTCGTTTTTATAATAGCCAACCATCACATTTTCTCCCTTAATAAGAATCTCTCCTACTTCCTTTTCAGGGTTGTTTGAGTCTATTTTTACCTCTAAAGTATCTACAGCTTTTCCGCACGAGCCTATTTTAGCATCTTTCCATCCGGCATAAGTAATTAACGGGCCGCATTCTGTCATTCCGTATCCGATTGTAAACGGAAATCCGATTTTTTTGAAGAAGTTTTCTATCTCATCACTTAACGAAGCTCCTCCGATAACCACTTCAACAAAATTCCCGCCAAATCCTTCACTCATTCCTGCCAATACTTTTTTGCGGATGAAATGATTAATTACCGGGATCTTTAATAGTGTTTTTACCGGTTGAACTTCTACCTGGGGCATTATTTTTTTCTTGTAAATTTTCTCAATGACTAAAGGTACCGAAAGAATTAAACGCGGTTTTATTTCCTGAAATGCAGCTGTTATTATCTGCGGAGTAGGTGTTTTGGTTAAGAAAGTAATATGGCACCCTAAAGTGAATGGGAATAAAAATTCGAAAGCCAATCCGTAAGCATGAGCCAGAGGTAAGAACGACACAATTGAATCGCCTCTCTCCAGTGGCATATGGGTTCTCGCGAATCTCACATTTGCAGCTAAGCTGTTGTGCTGCAACATTACACCTTTTGAGCTTCCCGTTGTACCTGAAGTATAGTTAATTTCAGCTAATGCATCATTAGGAATTTCGGGCAAAGAAAATGTATTACTGTTAAAATCACCGCTGTATTTATTATGGCAATATTTTTCTATGGCTGCATCAACATCAGAAACAATTTGATTTCTTGATAATATAAGTTTAAAATCCTTTAATGAAAACACACCTTCCAGATGTGGCATTTCTTCCAGATCAAGAGTTTTTAAAATCGGAGCAGATGAGAAAAGAAATCTGGCATCAGAGTGATTTGTTATTTTATGAACGTCCTTTGCCAAAAAATCCGGAAGAATCGGAACTGCAACCGCTCCATAACTTACAGTAGCCAAAAAAGCCATCCCCCAACGGGCAGAATTTTTACCTATCATGGCTACTTTGTCGCCTTTTTTTATCCCTACTTCGTCAAATAAAATGTGTATTCTAGCTATTTGTTTTGCAACATCTCCAAATTTGTAATCCTCTCCGTTGTAATCAGAAAGAGCATTTTTGTCCCAGTTGGTTTTTATGCTGCTTTCTATGTACTTAATAAAGTTTTCCTCAATCATAATTATTTCTTAATTGTGGTCTAATATATGAAGTTATAAATAAATTCTCAATAGAAGGATAATAAGGTTTGATGATGATTATTATTATACTTAAGGTTTCAAGTTCTTTAAGTAGTTGGAAATCAGCGTATTAAATTGTAATTTTGTTGGTTGTTTAATTTAAATTTCTTTGTATGAAAAAGATTGGTTATTTATTATTGGGACTGTTCCTAATGTTTGGGTTAGGATGTACTAAAACAGATGATTTAGTTAAAGAAGCTGAAGTTGAAAAACAATTGAAATCTGCTGATTCTGGAACACTTCATTATAGAGATAATGAGTATGGTTTTTATTTGGATATTTATTGTGATGATACTTATGTAGAAACAATTAGTGGTGATATCGAGGTGCACTGGTTGGGGCATAGAAATAAAGGAGTAAGACAATGGTGGCAGTTTAAATGGAAAGGAACATTAATTGGTGAAAGTGGTGAGGTTTTTACAATCCATAGTACAGATAAGTTTTATTTTACAGAAGGAGCCTGGGAAGTAGATAATTTTCGCTATAATGTTGTTGGAGATATGGGTAGTCATTACATAGGTTATGGATACTTTGGTAATGATACTGGATGGGAAATAGTTATGGAAAGAGCGAACTGCCCGCCAAATAAAAAATAGTAACCTCAAGAATAAATAACCACTAAACAAAATATTTACTGAAAAAAAGCCTTAATGCAACACATTAAGGCTTTCGGTTTTTTTATATGTTTAAAGAGTTATCCTCTTAACTCCATCAATCTTGCAACATATTTTCCAATAACATCAAATTCCAGGTTTACAGTATCGCCAACCTTCATTGTGCCAAAATTTGTATGTTCCATTGTAAAAGGGATAATCGCAACATCAAAAGTATGATGTCCTGAATTAACTACCGTAAGACTTGTTCCGTTTACTGTAACAGATCCTTTTTCGATAGTAGGATTTCCCTGTTTTGGATCGTATTTAAAAGAAAAATAGAATGATCCGTCAGCTTCTTTTATGTTGGTGCAAACAGCTGTCTGATCAACATGTCCCTGAACTATGTGCCCGTCAAGTCTTTCTCCTAATTGCATTCCCCTTTCAAGGTTTACATTACTTCCAACTTTTAATTCTCCTAAACTCGATTTTTCCAGAGTTTCAAGTATGGCTGTAACTGTGTATTCGTCTTCTTTTATGTCAATAATTGTCAGGCATACTCCATTGTGGGCCAAACTTTGGTCAACTTTAAGTTCGTTTGCAAAACTGCATTTTACTGTGATGTGCAGATTTTCCTGATCTTTTTCCAGCTTCGTAACTTTAGCTACTTCCTCAATAATTCCTGTAAACATTGTTATTGTACTTTCATCTGTTAATAATTTGTTTTTTAATCGGTCGCCTACCTGACTGCGTCCTGCAGGCAGGGATGGAACTCGCTATTACAATCATCCCCCTTTGTTAGGAAAATTTCACTTATGCTCGTTTTATCTGTTTAAATGTATGTATCCGGTTAAATTTACGGTAGATGGTTCCTGATCACCTTCCGTTTTTCTGATAGTGCAAACATAATAATAAACTCCCGTAGCACAAGCTTTACCATTCAATTGATTTGTCCCGTCCCAGTTTATCTCAATTTGATTAGTTTTATATACTAAATTTCCCCAGCGGTTGTATATTTCTATATCGAATTCAATAATGTTAAAGTCGAAATCGTGATCTACGCCACTGTCCTTGTCCCATTTAGGATGATAGATGTCGTTTATCCCGTCTCCATTAGGTGTGAAAATATTTGGGAGAATAAAGTCGATACATGGAACATAACATTTAATATTGCTTCCCATAGTTTCGTTTCCTAAAGCATCTATAGCTGTTACGTAAAAACAGCCTGCGGGTATATTGTTAGCAATGACATTATATTCTGTATTGTCTTCCCCGTATAATGTTTCCAAAATTTTATATTCTCCTGTTTCAGTTAAGGAATGATATAATTTGTATCCAATTATATCTTCATTACACGTTGTATTGGGGTTGGTCCAGAATAAAGTATATATGTTTAGCCCACAATCCTTAATATCGTAGAGAGTTGGCGGACAGGTAAGGTTGTTGATGTTAGGTGTACCACATCCTATTTGTGATCTGTTGAGTAGTGGTTTAACATATCCTTCTACACTGTAAGAACCGTAAACATCAGCCTTAAAACAATATTCTTTCCCGTTTTCAAGATCTTCAACAATGTGATGATCTCCATTGGTTTTAGCTATCCTTTCAAAAATTTCGCTTTGATCTATTTCTTTATAATAAATTATAGAATCAATTCGCCAGGGAACTTCCTGCTCTATTTTTAATTGCAACTTAGTGTCGCCGGAAATTACTTTAAGGTATGGTGAAGATGCCGGATAACCTTTGCCAACTTCATTTAAGTTTCCTCCGGTGTTATTATAGAAATCTACCCTGTAGTTGTATCCGTTGGAGTAGGTGTCCATTCCTCTGTCGAGGTATACAGTATCGTTAATGTTGTTGAATTGCTCAATTTCAATAAAGTCATTGGAGTGTACTCCTTCAGATCTTAAGAGTTTATATGCGTAAGGTCCTGGATGTTGAACTTCATCAATTTCGGTAGGTTTCGACCATATAATATTAATTTCTCCCTGAATATTCTCTGAATATCCGGTTGTTTCTATATCGACATTTGTTATTACCGGTAAGCGTTTCTTCAATGTAGTACATGCATAATCAGAAGGAATACTTTCCGAGTCGTCGTATAGGATAGTTGTTATTGTGTAACAATAAAGCACACCGGTTTTAAATGGATTATTGCCGTTGTCGTCAGTATAGTTAGTTTGTTCAATATTATTAACTTCAGCTATTAGCTCATAACCTGATCCATCTGGAACACCGCTTTCACAATCATTGATTTCAAATTCTCCTGAATGTTCTTTTCTGAATATTTTATAACCCTTTGCATTGTCACAGGTAGTTTTATCCCAGCTTAAATTAAAGTTAGCTGTATTTGGGTTTTCTTCAGCGGAGAGATTTTTTACACCGGGGGCTAATATCGTTATTTCAACTATTTTCTGAGTAGATAAACCGGGTAAAGGGTCACCATCCGGTTCTAAAGGGTGATCGTCTGCTTTAAAAGTAACCTGATACGGAGATCTTCTTGCCAGATTACAGTTGGTATTCCAAATAAAGTCACCGTAAACCGGTGTAGATTTATTTATTAGCTCAGGAAATGTAGCATTGGGTTTTGGAGGATTTTGTTGAAAAGGACCACCTACAGCCGATAAAGTAACTTTATCATTATCTTCATCCGTGGCCGTAACAGTGAATTTCAATTGTTCTCCGCCAATAACGCAGAAACTTTCAGGTGTT harbors:
- a CDS encoding YhcH/YjgK/YiaL family protein, with amino-acid sequence MILDKIENTHLYSGLSKRIETALKYLNETNFKELGNGTYDVVKGEIFAIVNRYDTIHESEEKLEAHKKYIDVQFVYEGNEMLGYLTKTDQVVFRDYDEEEDYELYNGKKNMIEFNQGMFAVFFPDDLHAPGIHIETSTRVTKIVVKVLI
- a CDS encoding riboflavin synthase, which translates into the protein MFTGIIEEVAKVTKLEKDQENLHITVKCSFANELKVDQSLAHNGVCLTIIDIKEDEYTVTAILETLEKSSLGELKVGSNVNLERGMQLGERLDGHIVQGHVDQTAVCTNIKEADGSFYFSFKYDPKQGNPTIEKGSVTVNGTSLTVVNSGHHTFDVAIIPFTMEHTNFGTMKVGDTVNLEFDVIGKYVARLMELRG
- a CDS encoding gliding motility-associated C-terminal domain-containing protein, with product MKRILYLFALLFFSINIFATHNRAGEITYKQIGPRTFEVTITTYTKQTPTGNEADRCELTINWGDNTTSVLKRENGPAGPNCLHMGVMVENNIKKNIYRKTHTYPANDTYVIHMLDPNRNDGVLNIHNSVNEPFFIQSIIKIGTGLGTNSSPTLLNPPTDFGCVHTPFTHNVSAYDGDGDSLSYKMVDCRGANGRELTTTYSPEYNLDKVMVDNKGTITWASPLFAGEYNIAIEISEHRKDPLTGRWITIGRILRDMQIDILKCTNNPPEIETPESFCVIGGEQLKFTVTATDEDNDKVTLSAVGGPFQQNPPKPNATFPELINKSTPVYGDFIWNTNCNLARRSPYQVTFKADDHPLEPDGDPLPGLSTQKIVEITILAPGVKNLSAEENPNTANFNLSWDKTTCDNAKGYKIFRKEHSGEFEINDCESGVPDGSGYELIAEVNNIEQTNYTDDNGNNPFKTGVLYCYTITTILYDDSESIPSDYACTTLKKRLPVITNVDIETTGYSENIQGEINIIWSKPTEIDEVQHPGPYAYKLLRSEGVHSNDFIEIEQFNNINDTVYLDRGMDTYSNGYNYRVDFYNNTGGNLNEVGKGYPASSPYLKVISGDTKLQLKIEQEVPWRIDSIIYYKEIDQSEIFERIAKTNGDHHIVEDLENGKEYCFKADVYGSYSVEGYVKPLLNRSQIGCGTPNINNLTCPPTLYDIKDCGLNIYTLFWTNPNTTCNEDIIGYKLYHSLTETGEYKILETLYGEDNTEYNVIANNIPAGCFYVTAIDALGNETMGSNIKCYVPCIDFILPNIFTPNGDGINDIYHPKWDKDSGVDHDFDFNIIEFDIEIYNRWGNLVYKTNQIEINWDGTNQLNGKACATGVYYYVCTIRKTEGDQEPSTVNLTGYIHLNR
- the dinB gene encoding DNA polymerase IV, whose product is MQDRSIVHMDLDTFFVSVERLDNSKLLGRPVLIGGKSNRGVVASCSYEARTFGVHSAMPMKMARQLCPEAIILRGDMERYSYYSNMVTDIIKESVPIYEKTSIDEFYIDLSGMERFFGSYLFATDLRKRIEKESGLNISFGHSINKTVSKIATGEAKPAGQKKINIGYEKPFLAPLSVRKIPMVGNVMFQNLRRLGIDKIHTLQVMPREMLERALGKNGGKLWKKANGIDNTPVVQYTERKSISSDKTFEKDTSDIDKLKATLISMTEGLAFKLRKEHKLCSVVTVKIRYSDFNTYTQQIKIPYTSADHILISKVKELFDKLYSRRVMLRLVGVRLSGLVSGGYQINLFDDTEELINLYQAMDNMNKRFGNGTVKRAVGLGLKHREFNSFMPEKS
- a CDS encoding AMP-binding protein; the protein is MEENFIKYIESSIKTNWDKNALSDYNGEDYKFGDVAKQIARIHILFDEVGIKKGDKVAMIGKNSARWGMAFLATVSYGAVAVPILPDFLAKDVHKITNHSDARFLFSSAPILKTLDLEEMPHLEGVFSLKDFKLILSRNQIVSDVDAAIEKYCHNKYSGDFNSNTFSLPEIPNDALAEINYTSGTTGSSKGVMLQHNSLAANVRFARTHMPLERGDSIVSFLPLAHAYGLAFEFLFPFTLGCHITFLTKTPTPQIITAAFQEIKPRLILSVPLVIEKIYKKKIMPQVEVQPVKTLLKIPVINHFIRKKVLAGMSEGFGGNFVEVVIGGASLSDEIENFFKKIGFPFTIGYGMTECGPLITYAGWKDAKIGSCGKAVDTLEVKIDSNNPEKEVGEILIKGENVMVGYYKNEEATKQAIDEDGWLHTGDLGLIDEDGFIFIKGRSKSMILGPSGQNIYPEEIESMINNRSFVGASLIKSEGNKLVALVYPDPDRVKESGISSEELEEKLENYRIRVNDHLPNYMKVAKFIIHDEDFVKTPKQSIKRYLYQ